The following proteins come from a genomic window of Gossypium raimondii isolate GPD5lz chromosome 5, ASM2569854v1, whole genome shotgun sequence:
- the LOC105767109 gene encoding vacuolar protein sorting-associated protein 35B-like, with amino-acid sequence MQHVELSARRDVLKIFNEVIDATVYLIIESLPAVPSPELALRLYLQCVEAANGCDIEHVAYEFFTQAFLLYEEEIADSKAQVTAIHLIIGTLQRMNVFGVENRDTLTHKATGYSARLLKKADQCRAVYACSHLFWVDDQDGIKDGERGCRVL; translated from the exons atgcagCATGTTGAATTGTCGGCTAGAAGAGATGTATTGAAGATCTTCAATGAAGTCATTGATGCTACAG TTTACTTA ATCATTGAGTCCCTTCCAGCTGTTCCATCCCCTGAACTTGCATTAAGGTTGTACCTGCAATGTGTTGAG GCAGCTAATGGCTGTGATATTGAGCATGTTGCGTATGAATTTTTCACACAAGCGTTTTTATTATATGAAGAAGAAATTGCG GACTCTAAAGCCCAAGTGACTGCAATTCATCTGATAATTGGGACTCTCCAGAGGATGAATGTATTTGGTGTTGAGAACAGAGATACTTTGACACACAAAGCCACAGGA TATTCAGCTCGGCTATTGAAGAAGGCTGATCAGTGCAGAGCTGTTTATGCATGTTCCCATCTATTTTGGGTTGATGATCAGGATGGCATAAAGGACGGGGAGAG AGGTTGCAGGGTCCTCTAA
- the LOC105767107 gene encoding uncharacterized protein LOC105767107: protein MSGEMIESAVKSGKIDVGDNNRRQNSKKKESEINNVNTHSKSITVNQPRKVVSGQQGSSKQESGTRPGNERPQFTPIPMSYKKLYQNLFNAHVVAPFYLTPLQPPYPKWYDANAQCDYHAGVTGYSIEHCTAFKKLVEKLIQMGVVKIDDTSGTENPLPKHNDAGVNMVGEGTGKKVKENIAEVKIPLRRDWKEMVRRRLIVSDLVEGGKTQNYCEFHQEVGHEIQRCEKFRALVQTMMDVGEMEFFEEEERKENICASESETRIPKIIISRPRVTEVRAQMTPKIVIQKPVKFLYKDNKKVPWNYKCKVTVSGKEASVRVEKENQKIGSYTNAEEYCGRINAETESVGGKVLAAEQKKEKKAELSEYSVVEQLHKQPARISVLTLLRSSEVHRNALMKALNETYVASDISVNQLDRLVNNISVDNFIFFNDDEIPYGGMGSTKALHITARCKGSLVSGVLIDNGSALNVLPLSTLNRLPVDSSHMKTCQNMVRAFDRTERKVLGRIEIPLLIGPNTYEVDFIVMDIKPSYNCLLGRPWIHSAGAVPSTLHQKLKLVTEGRLVTINAKESIIASVTSNAPYVETDEEAVECSFQTLEFINTIFIAEGNRILIPKISKTTRMDLQLMVGRGAVPGKCLGRDLQGRVEAPVMKEKFDRFGLGYRPNVKQRRREIERRRERRKARLSGNEVSWEPMVFPHISKTFVSGGFIHPEQRVLEVEGVEEILGDVHINALHTAERETWLEIRPYEPGSDLDNWTAEEIPVVFRACSESPDINDMSDAASDSESPFKRDRCLEGSQNFEDDVDCDVSPDLLRMVEEEDKQISPHRESLEIVSLEEGKEVKIGTDISAKTRQDLIELLREFKDVFAWSYQDMPRLSTDIVVHRLLIKEDCKPVKYSEWVANVVPVPKKDGKVRMCVDYRDLNRASPKDNFSLPHIDTLVDNTAGYSLFSFMDGFSGYNQIKMHPEDMRKTTFITLWGTFCYKVMPFGLKNAGVTYQRAMVTLFHDMRHKEIEVYVDDMIAKSRTEEEHVQVLRKLFLRLRNFQLKLNPTKCTFGARSGKLLGFIVSGKGIEVDPDKVRAI, encoded by the exons ATGAGTGGTGAGATGATTGAAAGTGCTGTAAAGAGCGGGAAGATTGATGTTGGGGATAACAACAGACgacaaaattcaaagaaaaaagaaagtgagaTAAACAACGTGAATACACATAGCAAatcgattacggtgaatcagccCAGAAAGGTAGTGTCTGGTCAACAGGGTTCATCAAAGCAAGAATCTGGTACAAGGCCAGGTAATGAGAGGCCTCAGTTTACACCCATTCCTATGTCGTACAAAAAGTTGTATCAGAATTTATTTAACGCGCACGTTGTTGCCCCATTTTATTTGACCCCCTTACAGCCTCCATATCCTAAATGGTATGACGCaaatgcacaatgcgattacCATGCAGGAGTTACGGGGTACTCCATAGAGCATTGTACTGCttttaaaaagcttgttgaGAAGTTGATTCAGATGGGCGTTGTCAAGATAGATGATACATCAGGTACggaaaatccattacccaaaCATAATGATGCAGGGGTAAACATGGTAGGGGAAGGTACAGGGAAGAAGGTCAAGGAGAATATTGCTGAGGTAAAGATCCCTTTGAGGAGGGATTGGAAGGAAATGGTAAGAAGAAGATTGATTGTTTCAGATTTAGTAGAGGGTGGCAAGACCCAAAATTATTGTGAGTTCCATCAGGAGGTGGGACATGAAATTCAAAGATGTGAGAAGTTCAGAGCTCTGGTCCAGACCATGATGGATGTTGGAGAAATGGAGTTTTTTgaagaggaagaaagaaaagaaaatatatgcgCATCGGAGTCAGAGACGAGGATTCCGAAGATAATCATCTCGCGCCCTAGGGTTACTGAAGTCAGGGCACAAATGACACCGAAGATTGTTATTCAAAAGCCGGTGAAGTTTTTGTATAAGGATAACAAGAAGGTCCCTTGGAATTATAAATGCAAGGTAACGGTTTCGGGGAAAGAAGCTTCAGTTAGGGTTGAGAAAGAAAACCAAAAGATAGGTTCTTATACGAATGCCGAGGAGTACTGTGGTCGGATAAATGCTGAAACAGAGTCGGTGGGAGGAAAAGTCCTTGCAGCAGagcaaaagaaagagaagaaggcTGAATTAAG tgAGTATAGTGTTGTAGAGCAGCTGCATAAACAGCCAGCTCGTATATCTGTGTTGACTTTGCTCAGAAGTTCAGAGGTGCATCGAAATGCGCTAATGAAGGCATTAAATGAAACTTACGTGGCAAGTGATATTTCTGTCAACCAATTGGATCGGTTGGTCAACAATATAAGCgttgataattttatcttcttcaatgatgacGAAATACCATATGGAGGTATGGGGTCCACAAAAGCTCTGCACATTACTGCTCGGTGTAAAGGAAGCCTGGTGTCTGGAGTTTTAATTGATAATGGGTCTGCATTGAATGTGCTGCCCTTATCTACTCTCAATAGGCTACCTGTGGATAGCTCACATAtgaaaacatgtcaaaacatgGTAAGAGCATTCGATAGGACGGAAAGGAAGGTTTTGGGGAGGATTGAGATACCGTTGCTGATAGGCCCGAATACTTATGAAGTAGATTTCATTGTAATGGATATTAAGCCTTCATATAACTGTTTATTAGGCAGACCTTGGATACATTCGGCGGGGGCCGTGCCTTCAACGCTGCATCAGAAGTTAAAATTGGTGACAGAAGGACGGTTAGTGACAATAAATGCCAAGGAAAGTATTATTGCGTCAGTGACCAGCAATGCACCATATGTGGAGACGGACGAAGAGGCGGTGGAATGTTCTTTCCAAACTTTAGAGtttattaatacaatatttattgCTGAGGGGAATAGAATTCTAATACCGAAGATATCCAAGACTACAAGAATGGACCTTCAATTAATGGTGGGAAGAGGAGCTGTACCCGGAAAATGTTTGGGAAGAGATTTGCAAGGAAGAGTTGAAGCACCAGTGATGAAAGAAAAGTTTGATCGCTTTGGTCTGGGTTATAGACCAAATGTAAAACAAAGAAGAAGGGAAATAGAGAGAAGACGGGAGAGAAGAAAGGCACGCCTGAGTGGAAATGAAGTTAGTTGGGAGCCTATGGTTTTTCCTCATATATCCAAGACCTTCGTGTCAGGAGGGTTTATTCATCCGGAACAAAGAGTGCTTGAGGTGGAAGGTGTTGAAGAAATATTGGGAgatgttcacatcaatgccctACACACAGCTGAAAGAGAGACTTGGCTAGAGATTCGCCCTTACGAGCCTGGAAGTGATCTggacaattggactgcggaagagattcctgtagtttttagagcttgtTCAGA gtccccagatatcaatgatatgagtgaCGCTGCTTCAGACTCAGAATCACCTTTCAAACGAGATAGATGTTTAGAAGGATCACAGAATTTTGAAGATGACGTAGACTGCGATGTATCTCCGGACTTATTGAGAATGGTAGAAGAGGAGGATAAGCAAATCTCACCTCATAGAGAATCATTGGAGATTGTGAGTCTAGAGGAAGGAAAAGAAGTAAAGATCGGAACTGACATTTCTGCCAAGACAAGGcaagacctcattgagttactccgtgaattcaaagatgtctttgcatGGTCATATCAAGATATGCCTAGGTTAAGCACTGATATTGTGGTGCACCGTCTTCTcataaaagaggattgcaagcca GTTAAgtattcagaatgggtagctaATGTTGTCCctgtccctaagaaagatgggaaagtgCGAATGTGTGTAGATTATAGGGATTTGAACAGAGCTAgtccaaaagataatttttcgTTGCCTCACATTGATACTTTGGTAGATAATACTGCAGGttattcattgttttctttcatggacggTTTTTCTGgatataatcaaataaagatgcaccCAGAAGACATGAGAAAGACCACATTTATCACTTTATGGGGAACGTtctgttataaagtgatgccctttggattaaagaatgcggggGTAACTTATCAAAGAGCTATGGTAACTTTATTTCATGACATGAGGCACAAAgagattgaggtttatgttgacGATATGATTGCGAAATCCAGAACGGAAGAGGAGCATGTTCAAGTTCTgcgaaaattatttttgagacTAAGAAAtttccagctcaagcttaatccaacAAAATGCACCTTTGGAGCTAGGTCGGGAAAGTTGttaggcttcatagtcagtgggaaaggaattgaagttgaTCCAGACAAAGTCAGGGCAATATGA
- the LOC128031861 gene encoding ATP synthase subunit d, mitochondrial-like yields the protein MELTVLNGAASFSLFTWHIGWLQCVEIPKFVDTVTPQFKPKFDALLVELKEEEQKSLKESERLEKEIADVQELKQKISTMTIDEYFEKHPELKKKFDDEIRNDNWGY from the exons ATGGAATTAACTGTGTTAAATGGAGCTGCTTCCTTTTCACTGTTTacttggcatattggttggttACAAT GCGTAGAGATCCCCAAGTTTGTTGACACAGTTACTCCTCAATTCAAACCGAAATTTGATGCATTG TTGGTTGAATTGAAAGAAGAAGAGCAGAAATCTTTGAAAGAGTCCGAGCGTTTGGAGAAAGAAATTGCCGACGTTCAGGAACTGAAG CAAAAGATCAGCACCATGACAATAGATGAGTACTTTGAGAAACATCCCGAACTAAAAAAGAAATTCGATGATGAGATCCGCAATGACAATTGGGGATATTGA